The nucleotide sequence CACCCACTGCCGCCAGGTGTCGGTGCTCGGGACGGCGGCCAGCCGCGCGGCGTTCCAGTCGCCGTCGTCGACCTTCACCTCGACGGCGTCGATGCCGCGGTGCTGCGCCCACGCGACCCCGGCGACCGCGACGGTGCCGGCGTCGACGTTCGCCTGGCTGCTCGGGACGTCGATGCGTGAGGCGACCTTGACCGGGCCGCGCTCGGCCCAGCCGCGCGTCGTCCAGTAGGCGTTGAACTGGTCGAACCGGCTCACCTCGAGCTCGACCACCCACTTGGTCGCGCTGACGTAGCCGTACAGGCCGGGCACGATCATCCGCACCGGGAACCCGTGCGCGAGCGGCAGCGGCTGGCCGTTCATGCCGACCGCCAGCAGCGCGTCGCGGCCGTCGGTGAGCACGTCGAGCGGCGTGCCGGCGGTCCAGCCGTCCTGCGAGCGGGACCGGACGGCGTCGGCGTCGGGACTGGGCTGCGCGAGCGCGAGCACGTCGGCGATCGGCACGCCGGTCCACAGCGCGTTGCCGATGAGGTGGCCGCCGACCTCGTTGGAGACGCAGTTCAGCGTCAGCCAGCGGTCCTCCAGGCCCATGCGGACCAGCTGGTCGTAGTCGAGCTCGACCTCGTTCTCGACCATGCCGTGCACGCGCAGCGTCCAGTCCTCGGCCCGGACCAGCGGTTCCGAGAGCGCGGTGTCGATGCGGTAGAAGTCCTGGTTCGGGGTGCGCCACGGCTCCGCGCCGCTGACGGTGAGGTCGGCGCCGTCGGGCGGGGTGGCCCGGGGCAGGTCGAGGCTGGTCGCGAGGTCGTCGCGGGACGTCTCGACACCGGCTCGCCGGGCGCCGAGCAGCTGCCCGAGCCCCGTGCCGACGACGGCCAGGCCCGCGGTGATGCCCGCCGCGGTGAGGAACGTCCGCCGGCTCGGCCCGCGGGCCGTCTCGGCGTCGCCGGTGGGTGGCGGTGCGGTTGCCTTGCCGACCAGCCAGCTGAGGGTCGGCAGCGCGACGATCCCGGCCGCAACCGTGGGGATGAGGTCGGCCATCGTGGTGTCCGGCCGGTTGTTGACGGCGAATCCGGCGATCACCAGCAGGACGGTGGCGGCGAGCATGCCGGCGCCCTTGCGGCGGGCCGTGAGCAGGCCGATCAGCCCGCCGAGCACCGTCAGCACCACACCCATGCCGACCAGCAGCGCGGTCTTGTCGTGGGTGCCGAACGTCTCGATGGCGAAGTCCTTGAGCCACGGCGGCGTGAGGTCGATGAACTCCTCGCCGACCGCCACCACCGGCGTCTCGGCCCTTCCCAGCGCGCCCGCCACCACCTCGGCGACGGCCAGCCCGAGGCCCAGCGCCAGCACCCCCGCCAGCGCCGGCGGCCACCACGGCCTGCGCGGTGTCGACGGCAGCGCGGCGGACGGCGTTGCCGTCACGGAGTCGGTCACCCTCCGATCATCCTCCCGGCCGGCCGTTCCGCCCACCAGGGACCATGATCGTCAGCGAAAGTTCAGAATTCCTGGTTTCTGGTGGGGCGTCCCCCTGCTGCCCATTCTCTTAGCCGCGCACCCGCGCCTCAAGCGGACCGATGGCGCTTCGCGCGGCGATGACCGCTTGACCCGCGGCCACGCGGCCTAAGAACGGGCAGCTATCAGGGGGACGGGGAAGAACCGGGCACAGCCCGCGTCCGATTCGCGGCGTTCGCCGGATTTCCAGAGCGTGTGGACAGCGATGATCATCAACGATCGCGGACATCATGAGGATTACCCGAGCCTCGACACGGTTGTAAGCGTGTTGAGGCTCGGGTAATCCTCATGACGGCCCCAGAAACACCGGTAAATCTCACCCCGTGGACACCGCGACGTCGCCACACTCCCCCGTCCCCCTGATAGCTGCCCGCACTTAGACCGCGAGGGTGCGGGTCAAGTCCAAGCCCCCAACCACCAGCAGAGAAGCACCACAGCGGCGCGGACTTGAGGCGCACCCTCGCGGCTAAGAAAATGGGCAGCAGGGGACGGCCAACTGGGGAAACTCAGGCCAACTCGGCGAGATGCACGGCGATCGCCCGGAACGCCCGCCCCCGGTGCGAAATGGCATCCTTCCCGGCGGGAGACAGCTCAGCAGTCGTCAATGTCGACCCGGACGCGACGAAGATCGGGTCGTAGCCGAACCCGTTCGACCCTCGCGGCGACCGCACGACCACCCCGTCGCAGCGGCCCTCAGCGGTGAACGAACGACCATCGGGCAGCGCCAGCGCAGCCACACACACGAACGCCGCCTGCCGCGACTCGTCGGGCACGCTCGTCAACTGCGCCAGAACCAGCCGCAAGTTGGCGACGTCATCGCCATGGACCCCGGCCCAGCGCGCCGAGAACACGCCCGGCATCCCGCCCAATGCCGCAACCGTGAGCCCGGAGTCGTCGGCCAGCGCGGGCAACCCGGTCGCGACGGCAACCGCGCGGGCCTTGAGCAGCGCGTTCTCCTCGAACGTCAGCCCGGTCTCCTCGACGTCGGAGACGCCGGGAAAGTCCGAGACCGGCACGAGCGAGACCGGCGCTCCGGCAGCGGCCAGGATCCGTGAGATCTCCGGGACCTTGTGCGCGTTGCGGGTCGCGAGGACGACCTTCGGCGAAGCGCTCACCCGACCAGCGCCGCGTTCTGCAGGTCGGTCAGCTCCTTGCAGCCGGTGCCGGCCAGCGCCAGCAGCGAGTCGAGCTCCTGGCGGTCGAACGGCGCGCCCTCGGCGGTCCCCTGCACCTCGATGAACCGGCCGTCGCCCGTCATGACGACGTTCATGTCGGTCTCGGCGCGGACGTCCTCCTCGTAGCAGAGGTCGAGCAGCGGCTCGCCGTCGACGACGCCGACGGAGATGGCGGAGACGGAGTCGGTCAGCACCTTCTCCGACGACGACAGCAGGTTCTCCGAGCGCATCCACTCGACGGCGTCGTACAGCGCGAGGTAGGCGCCGGTGATGGCCGCGGTGCGGGTGCCGCCGTCGGCCTGGAGCACGTCGCAGTCGATGACCAGCGTGTTCTCGCCCAGCGCCGCGGTGTCGATGATGCCGCGCAGCGACCGGCCGATGAGCCGTGAGATCTCGTGCGTACGTCCGCCGATGCGCCCCTTCACCGACTCGCGGTCGGAGCGGGTGTTCGTCGACCGCGGCAGCATGGCGTACTCGGCCGTCACCCAGCCCAGGCCCGAGCCCTTGCGCCAGCGCGGCACACCCTCGGTGACCGACGCGGCGCAGAGCACGCGGGTCTTGCCGAACTCCACGAGCACCGAGCCCTCGGCGTGGTCGAGCCAGCTCCGGGTGAGCCGGACGGTGCGGAGCTGGTCGGCACTGCGGCCGTCTATACGGGTCATGCCGCCCAAGCTATCGCCTCGGCGGCCGCCACAGCGCCGACCCCCGCTCAGAACGTCCGGATCGCGATCTCCGCCGGCGCCGAGAACAGCGACACCAGCTCGTCGTCCAGCTTCACCAGCGTGAGCGAGACGCCGGCCATGTCCAGCGACGTGCAGTACTCGCCGACGTAGTTGCGCCCGACGTTGATACCGCGGTCGGCGAGCTGCTGGTGCGCGCGTCCGTAGAGGATGTACAGCTCGCTGATCGGCGTGCCGCCCAGTCCGTTGATCATCAGGGCGACGTTGTCGCCGCGCTCGTAGGGCAGGTCGGTGACGACGGCCTCGAGCAGCTCGTCGACGATCTCGTTCGCGCCGGCCAGCTTCTCGCGCCGTCGGCCGGGCTCGCCGTGGATGCCGACGCCCATCTCCATCTCGTCGGCGCCGAGATCGAACAGCGGCGAGCCCTTGGCCGGCGGCGTGCACGACGTCAGCGCCATGCCCATGGTCCGGGTGACGGAGTTGACCTTGTCGCCGATGCGCACCAGCTCGTCGAGGTCCGCGCCCTGCTCCGACGCCGCGCCGACCGCCTTGATGACGAAGAAGTTGCCGGCCACGCCGCGCCGCCCGACGGTGTACGTCGAGTCCTTCACCGCGACGTCGTCGTCGACCACGACGGTCTTGATGGTGACGCCCTCGGCCTCGGCCAGCTCGCGGCCCATGTCGAACGCCATGCGGTCGCCGGTGTAGTTGTTGATCAGGTGCAGGACGCCCTTCGACGAGTTCAGCAGCTTGCTGGTCTCGAGCACGTAGTCCATCGGCGGCGCCGAGAACACGTCACCCGGACAGGCGGCGTCGAGCATCCCCTTGCCGACGACCATGACGTGCGCCGGCTCGTGCCCGGACCCGGAGCCCTGGACGATCGACACCTTGTCGTCGCTCGGCGCGTCGGCGCGCATGATGAGGTTGTACTCAGGCACGTATCGCAGCGTGTCCGGGTTGGCCAGCGCGATGCCCGTGAGCATCTCCGGCACGTACTGCTTCGGGTCGTTGACGAACTTCTTCACGGCGCCTCCTCGGGCGTGGTGGGCGTGACGGTGGGGGTGGCGTGGTCCGCCCAGCCCCCGGCGACTCGTTCGGCCATGACGGCGACGGCGACGGCGCCCGCGTCGAGCGTGCCGATGCTGCGTTCCCCCGTGTACGCAGCTCGGCCCCGCTTGGCGATCAGCTCCCGCGTCGCCTCCGCTCGTTCGCGCGCCGTCGTCGCCGCCGCCTCCAGCGCCGCCTGCCCGCCGGCTCCGGCGGCCAGTTCGGCCTCCAGCCGGTCGACGGCCGGGATCAGGGCGTCCAGCAGCGTCTTGTCGCCGACGTCGGACTGGCCGCGGGTCTTGATCCCCTCGATCGCCGCCCGCAGCATGGCGACGGCGTCGTCGGCCGTGACGGCGGTCCGGTCGCCGGCCGCCACGCCGGCGCGGATGAACGCCGTCCCCCAGATCGGCCCGGACGTGCCGCCGATGCGCCCGGTGATGGTGAGGGCGACCTTCTTCAGGAACGTGCCGACGTCGGTGCGGTCGATCGCGTCCCAGTCAGCCAGCACGATCTCGAAGCCGCGGGCCATCGAGTAGCCGAAGTCCCCGTCGCCGACGACGGCGTCGAGGTCGCCGAAGTACGTCTCGTTGTCGACCGCCGTCTGGGCGATCGTGCGGACGACGTACTCGACGGCGGGGAAAGCCGACAAGTGGCCGCCCGCCGAGGGCGCAGCCGGGGAAAAATTGCCGTCCATTCATGCCTCCTTCAGCAGCGCGGCGACGTCGTCGAGCGTGATCCACTCGCCGGGCCGGGCCGCGGAGCGGTTCGCGAGCACAGTGGTGTGCTCGCCGTCCGGGTCGCCCAGGGCGGTGACGACCAGGGCGGCCTCGGCGAAGTCCTCGTGCTCGGTGTAGCCGTTGACCGTGACCAGGCAGCGCAGCCCGGCCCCGTCGGCGGCGAGCAGCCCGTTGCGGCTGTCCTCGACCACGACGACGGCGTCAGGCTCGGCGCCGAGCCGGTCCAGTGCGAGCAGGTAGATGTCCGGCGCCGGCTTCTTGCGCGGCACGACGTCGCCGGCCAGGACGGTGAAGTCCGCGGCCCGCTCGTCCCCCACGACGTGCTCAAGGACCGCGCGCACCGACGGTTCGGCCGACGTCGACGCGACGGCGAGCGCCCAGCCGGCCGCGGCCGCCTCCTCGACCAGCCGTGCGACGCCCGGGCGGCCGGGTAGCCGGCCGGCGGCGACCATCGCGGTGTAGAGCTCGGTCTTGCGCCGGTGCCACTGGGCCAGCAGCTCGCGCTGCCCGTCCGGGTCCGCCGGCAGCCCGTTCGCCGCGACGAACTCCGGCGTCAGCAGGCTCGCCATCCGCTCCTTGCCGCCGCCGATCAACAGCTTCTCCGCGTACTCGTCCTCGCTCCACCGCACCGGCAGGCCGAACTCGGCGAACGTCTGGTTGAACGCGGGCAGGTGGCCGTAGCGCTCGGTGTCGGCGAGGACGCCGTCGCAGTCGAAGACCAGCGCCGGCACGTCCGTCACCACGCCTTCCCGGCGCTGCCGAACTGCCGCATGAACCCCGCGGCCATGCCCAGCACGTCGCCGCGGACGTGCGTGAACAGCGACGGCGGGTCCCAGCTGTCGCGCTGTTCGGCGTCGCGCAGGTACGCCAGGTTCGACTGCATGAACGTCACCTTGAGCGCCGTCGAGATGTTCACCTTCGCGCAGCCGCGGGCGATGAGGTCGGCGAACTGCTCGTCGGACATCCCGGTGCCGCCGTGCAGGGCGATCGGGATCGGCTCGGCCTCGACGATGTCCGTCACCCGCTGCGCGTCGAGCTTCGGCGCCGCCTTGTAGCGTCCGTGCGCGTTGCCGATGGCCGGCGCGAACACGTCCACGCCGGTCGTGCGGATGAACGTCAGCGCCGTCTCCAGCGTCTGCCGCTCCGCCTCCTCGTCCGAGCCGACGCCGTCCTCGACGCCGGTGATCGACTCGATCTCGCCCTCGACGTGCGCGCCCAGCGCGTGCGCCTCCTTCACGACGTCGACGGTCTGGCGCTGGTTCTCCTGTACCGGCAGCCGCGACGCGTCGAAGAGGACGCTGTTCCAGCCCTTGCGCAGGCAGTCGGTGATGACCTCGCGCTCCGGGCAGTGATCCAGGTGCAGCGCGACGGGGACGTCGATGCCGGCGGTCAGCTCCCGCCACATCGCGAAGAGCAGGTCCAGCCCGATCGACTTCACCGTCTTCACCGACGTCTGGACGATCACCGGCGCCCGCTCCTGGACCGCCGCCGCGAGGACGGCCTCCATGCTCAGGTCGTTGACGATGTTGATGGCCGCGACGCCGTAGCGTTCGGCGAAGGCCCGGTCCAGGATCTCCCGTGTCGGCACGACCGCCACCCGGCCCACCCCCTTTGCTGGCTGCTTCCGACGTTAGGCGGGGCGCGGGGGCGGCGCCTCGGGGAACCTCCCCGTCTGTGTGCGGGATCTCCCTACCGCCGGGCCGCGCCGCGGGCGGCGACCTCCGTGCGGCTGCTGGCGCCGGTCTTGCGCAGGACGGCGCCGACGTGCTTCTCGACCGTCTTGACGGAGATGTTCAGCCGCTCGGCGATCTGCTTGTCGCGCAGCCCGCGTTCCAGCAGGTCACGGACCTCGCGCTCGCGGACGGTGAGCGCGGCGCCGTCCGCGTCGGGCACGGCCGGCCGGGGCAGGCCGTCGCGGACGCTGGCCGAGAGGGTGATGCCGCCGTGCGCCGCCGCGAGCACCGCGCGGGCCAGCTCGGGTCCGTCGGCGTCCGGTCCGACGCAGCCGCGGGCGCCGGCTCGCAGCGCCTGGCCGACGATCGGGTCGCCCGCCGTCGCGCCCAGCAGCAGGACCGCCGCGCCGGGGTCCTCGGCGACCAGCTGCCGGGTGCACTCGACCCCGTCATGGCCGCCCAGGTAGGCGTCGACCAGCACAACGTCGGGGCGCAGCAGCCGGTACGCGTCGAGCAGCGCGGGCGCGCTGTCGATCTCGGCGACCACCTGCACCCCCGGCTCGGCGGCCGCGAGCAGCCGGGCCAGGCCGGCCCGC is from Jiangella alkaliphila and encodes:
- the rdgB gene encoding RdgB/HAM1 family non-canonical purine NTP pyrophosphatase, with product MSASPKVVLATRNAHKVPEISRILAAAGAPVSLVPVSDFPGVSDVEETGLTFEENALLKARAVAVATGLPALADDSGLTVAALGGMPGVFSARWAGVHGDDVANLRLVLAQLTSVPDESRQAAFVCVAALALPDGRSFTAEGRCDGVVVRSPRGSNGFGYDPIFVASGSTLTTAELSPAGKDAISHRGRAFRAIAVHLAELA
- the rph gene encoding ribonuclease PH, which encodes MTRIDGRSADQLRTVRLTRSWLDHAEGSVLVEFGKTRVLCAASVTEGVPRWRKGSGLGWVTAEYAMLPRSTNTRSDRESVKGRIGGRTHEISRLIGRSLRGIIDTAALGENTLVIDCDVLQADGGTRTAAITGAYLALYDAVEWMRSENLLSSSEKVLTDSVSAISVGVVDGEPLLDLCYEEDVRAETDMNVVMTGDGRFIEVQGTAEGAPFDRQELDSLLALAGTGCKELTDLQNAALVG
- the dhaK gene encoding dihydroxyacetone kinase subunit DhaK, producing the protein MKKFVNDPKQYVPEMLTGIALANPDTLRYVPEYNLIMRADAPSDDKVSIVQGSGSGHEPAHVMVVGKGMLDAACPGDVFSAPPMDYVLETSKLLNSSKGVLHLINNYTGDRMAFDMGRELAEAEGVTIKTVVVDDDVAVKDSTYTVGRRGVAGNFFVIKAVGAASEQGADLDELVRIGDKVNSVTRTMGMALTSCTPPAKGSPLFDLGADEMEMGVGIHGEPGRRREKLAGANEIVDELLEAVVTDLPYERGDNVALMINGLGGTPISELYILYGRAHQQLADRGINVGRNYVGEYCTSLDMAGVSLTLVKLDDELVSLFSAPAEIAIRTF
- the dhaL gene encoding dihydroxyacetone kinase subunit DhaL, with product MDGNFSPAAPSAGGHLSAFPAVEYVVRTIAQTAVDNETYFGDLDAVVGDGDFGYSMARGFEIVLADWDAIDRTDVGTFLKKVALTITGRIGGTSGPIWGTAFIRAGVAAGDRTAVTADDAVAMLRAAIEGIKTRGQSDVGDKTLLDALIPAVDRLEAELAAGAGGQAALEAAATTARERAEATRELIAKRGRAAYTGERSIGTLDAGAVAVAVMAERVAGGWADHATPTVTPTTPEEAP
- a CDS encoding HAD-IA family hydrolase, coding for MTDVPALVFDCDGVLADTERYGHLPAFNQTFAEFGLPVRWSEDEYAEKLLIGGGKERMASLLTPEFVAANGLPADPDGQRELLAQWHRRKTELYTAMVAAGRLPGRPGVARLVEEAAAAGWALAVASTSAEPSVRAVLEHVVGDERAADFTVLAGDVVPRKKPAPDIYLLALDRLGAEPDAVVVVEDSRNGLLAADGAGLRCLVTVNGYTEHEDFAEAALVVTALGDPDGEHTTVLANRSAARPGEWITLDDVAALLKEA
- a CDS encoding molybdopterin-dependent oxidoreductase — encoded protein: MTDSVTATPSAALPSTPRRPWWPPALAGVLALGLGLAVAEVVAGALGRAETPVVAVGEEFIDLTPPWLKDFAIETFGTHDKTALLVGMGVVLTVLGGLIGLLTARRKGAGMLAATVLLVIAGFAVNNRPDTTMADLIPTVAAGIVALPTLSWLVGKATAPPPTGDAETARGPSRRTFLTAAGITAGLAVVGTGLGQLLGARRAGVETSRDDLATSLDLPRATPPDGADLTVSGAEPWRTPNQDFYRIDTALSEPLVRAEDWTLRVHGMVENEVELDYDQLVRMGLEDRWLTLNCVSNEVGGHLIGNALWTGVPIADVLALAQPSPDADAVRSRSQDGWTAGTPLDVLTDGRDALLAVGMNGQPLPLAHGFPVRMIVPGLYGYVSATKWVVELEVSRFDQFNAYWTTRGWAERGPVKVASRIDVPSSQANVDAGTVAVAGVAWAQHRGIDAVEVKVDDGDWNAARLAAVPSTDTWRQWVWGWDAEPGDHRLQVRATTADGEVQTSEQAPPVPDGASGWHTIDVTVNG
- a CDS encoding class II fructose-bisphosphate aldolase; protein product: MPTREILDRAFAERYGVAAINIVNDLSMEAVLAAAVQERAPVIVQTSVKTVKSIGLDLLFAMWRELTAGIDVPVALHLDHCPEREVITDCLRKGWNSVLFDASRLPVQENQRQTVDVVKEAHALGAHVEGEIESITGVEDGVGSDEEAERQTLETALTFIRTTGVDVFAPAIGNAHGRYKAAPKLDAQRVTDIVEAEPIPIALHGGTGMSDEQFADLIARGCAKVNISTALKVTFMQSNLAYLRDAEQRDSWDPPSLFTHVRGDVLGMAAGFMRQFGSAGKAW